Proteins co-encoded in one Acidovorax sp. 69 genomic window:
- the rimP gene encoding ribosome maturation factor RimP → MALQQVVEQIVTGLGYDLVEIERSAGGLLRVTIDLPWVQPAADAPAPVLDQFVTVEDCEKVTRQLQFSLEVDGVEYKRLEVSSPGIDRPLRHEQDFVRFEGSIIDVTLRAPIGVAAAAGQVNATRKKFRGTLERAEAGGWQIVWSDEPAVKPGQRVSKKRVPAPLQALGFTLDEVRDVRLAPIVDFKGRGGKAGSEPV, encoded by the coding sequence GTGGCATTGCAGCAAGTCGTTGAACAAATTGTGACTGGCCTGGGGTATGACCTGGTGGAGATTGAGCGCTCTGCCGGTGGCCTGCTGCGCGTCACCATCGATTTGCCTTGGGTTCAACCGGCCGCCGATGCGCCTGCCCCCGTGCTCGATCAGTTTGTCACGGTCGAGGACTGCGAGAAAGTCACGCGTCAGCTGCAGTTTTCGCTGGAAGTGGATGGCGTTGAATACAAGCGCCTTGAAGTTTCGTCACCCGGTATTGATCGTCCATTGCGCCATGAACAAGATTTCGTGCGCTTTGAGGGCTCGATCATCGACGTCACCCTGCGGGCGCCCATTGGCGTAGCAGCAGCGGCGGGGCAGGTGAATGCCACCCGCAAGAAATTTCGCGGCACGCTGGAGCGGGCCGAGGCTGGAGGCTGGCAGATCGTCTGGAGTGACGAGCCGGCGGTCAAGCCAGGCCAAAGAGTCAGCAAGAAGCGCGTGCCCGCCCCGTTGCAGGCGCTGGGCTTTACCTTGGATGAGGTCCGGGATGTCCGTCTGGCGCCCATCGTGGATTTCAAGGGGCGTGGAGGCAAGGCTGGGTCTGAGCCCGTCTGA
- the nusA gene encoding transcription termination factor NusA has protein sequence MNRELLMLVEAISREKNVELDVVLGAVEAALAQATKKLYQGEVDIRVSVDRDSGNYETFRRWLVVPDDAGLQNPEAEELLMDAKDRIPDIEVGEYIEEGVESVPIGRIGAMAAKQVILQKIRDAEREMLLNDFMSRGERIFTGTVKRMDKGDIIVESGRVEGRLRRSEMIAKENLRSGDRVRAMIMEVDLTLRGAPIILSRSAPEFMIELFRQEVPEIEQGLLEIKSCARDSGSRAKIAVLSHDKRVDPIGTCVGVRGTRVNAVTNELAGERVDIVLWSEDPAQFVIGALAPANVSSIVVDEEKHAMDVVVDEENLAIAIGRGGQNVRLASDLTGWKINIMDAAESAQKQATETDTARKLFMEKLDVDEEIADILISEGFNSLEEVAYVPLQEMLEIESFDEDTVNELRARAKDALLTMEIAREESVEEVSQDLRDLEGLTPELITKLADGGVHTRDDLADLAIDELTDLTGQSEEDAKALIMKAREHWFAGQE, from the coding sequence ATGAATCGCGAATTGTTGATGTTGGTTGAGGCCATTTCGCGCGAAAAGAACGTGGAGTTGGACGTGGTCTTGGGCGCCGTGGAGGCAGCCCTGGCCCAGGCTACCAAGAAGCTGTACCAAGGCGAGGTGGACATTCGCGTGTCCGTCGATCGCGACAGCGGCAACTATGAGACTTTCCGTCGCTGGCTGGTGGTGCCTGATGATGCAGGTCTGCAGAACCCTGAAGCCGAAGAGTTGCTGATGGATGCGAAGGATCGCATTCCCGACATCGAAGTCGGCGAATACATCGAAGAAGGTGTCGAATCCGTGCCTATCGGCCGTATCGGCGCCATGGCTGCCAAGCAAGTCATCCTGCAGAAGATTCGCGATGCTGAGCGTGAAATGCTGCTTAACGACTTCATGTCGCGCGGCGAACGCATCTTCACGGGCACCGTCAAGCGCATGGACAAGGGCGACATCATCGTCGAGTCCGGCCGCGTCGAAGGCCGTCTGCGTCGCTCCGAGATGATTGCCAAGGAAAATCTGCGCAGTGGCGATCGTGTGCGCGCCATGATCATGGAGGTGGACCTGACGCTGCGCGGCGCGCCCATCATCCTGTCGCGCTCGGCCCCCGAGTTCATGATCGAGCTGTTCCGCCAGGAAGTGCCCGAGATCGAGCAGGGCCTGCTGGAGATCAAGAGCTGCGCCCGTGACTCCGGTTCGCGCGCCAAGATCGCCGTGCTCTCGCACGACAAGCGCGTGGACCCCATCGGTACTTGCGTCGGCGTTCGTGGCACCCGTGTGAATGCGGTGACCAACGAACTTGCCGGCGAGCGCGTGGACATCGTGCTGTGGTCCGAAGACCCCGCCCAGTTCGTGATTGGTGCGCTGGCTCCGGCCAATGTGTCTTCCATCGTGGTCGATGAAGAAAAGCATGCCATGGACGTGGTGGTGGATGAGGAAAACCTCGCGATTGCCATTGGCCGAGGCGGTCAGAACGTGCGCTTGGCGTCCGACCTGACCGGCTGGAAGATCAACATCATGGACGCCGCCGAAAGCGCGCAAAAGCAGGCCACCGAGACCGACACGGCCCGCAAGCTGTTCATGGAAAAGCTCGATGTGGACGAGGAAATCGCCGACATCCTGATCTCCGAAGGCTTCAACAGCCTCGAAGAAGTGGCCTACGTGCCGCTGCAGGAGATGCTGGAGATCGAAAGCTTCGATGAAGACACCGTGAACGAGTTGCGCGCCCGTGCCAAGGACGCGTTGCTCACCATGGAAATCGCCCGTGAGGAAAGCGTGGAAGAGGTCTCCCAAGACCTGCGCGACCTTGAAGGCCTCACCCCCGAGTTGATTACCAAATTGGCTGACGGTGGTGTGCACACACGTGACGACCTGGCCGATCTGGCCATTGATGAACTGACCGACCTGACCGGACAGTCTGAAGAAGATGCCAAAGCCTTGATCATGAAGGCGCGCGAACACTGGTTCGCGGGGCAAGAGTAA
- the infB gene encoding translation initiation factor IF-2, giving the protein MSSNTVAEFATELKKSPETLLDQLKAAGVGKAAPSDALTESDKQKLLAYLQASHGTASADRKKITLVKKSTSEIKQADATGKARTIQVEVRKKRTFIQRDEGGDVAVDSEASVMEEAAVSSEDLELSRREEEARRQAELIRRQETELAEKRAEREAREKREREAEERAAAYAAQEAEKKAQASAVKQEATREQAAEAAARNAAQSEAREKAAAESKARSDEESARAADLDARRRKAEAEAAAIRSMMATPKKAVMVAKKPEEPKPVAKPAAVGDAKKGTLHKPAVGAGAARAGAPAAAGAAAPGAGKEVKSAKLSSSWAGDTAKKKEIKTRGDSSGGVGRNNWRGGPRGRRGDNRDHRDDHQQSAPVEARIIEVHVPETITVAELAHKMSIKASEVIKALMKMGQMVTINQPLDQDTAMIIVEELGHKAVVAALDDPEAFTDDDSKQQDVELLPRAPVVTVMGHVDHGKTSLLDYIRRAKVAAGEAGGITQHIGAYHVETPRGMVSFLDTPGHEAFTAMRARGAQATDIVILVVAADDGVMPQTKEAIKHAKAAGVPIVVAITKADKPDANPDRVKQELVVEEVVPEEYGGDSPFVPVSSKTGMGIDTLLEQVLLQAEVLELKAPVDSLAKGLVIEAQLDKGRGPVATVLVQSGTLKVGDIVLAGQTYGRVRAMLDENGKVAKTAGPSIPVEIQGLTEVPQAGDEFMVLTDERRAREISTYRAGKFRNTKLAKMQAAKLENMFADMTAGEVKMLPIIVKADVQGSQEALAQSLLKLSTDEVKVQLVYAAVGAISESDINLAIASKAIVIGFNVRADAGARKLAEGNGVDLHYYSIIYDAVDELRVAMSGMLAPEQREEIIGTAEIRTVFVATKIGTIAGSYITSGMVHRNARFRLLRDNVVVYTGEVDSIKRLKDDVKDVKEGFECGIKLKNYNDIKEGDHLEFFDIKEIARTL; this is encoded by the coding sequence ATGTCCAGTAATACTGTCGCCGAGTTTGCAACCGAACTCAAAAAATCGCCTGAAACCCTGCTCGACCAGCTCAAAGCTGCGGGCGTGGGCAAGGCTGCCCCCTCCGATGCGTTGACCGAGTCGGACAAACAAAAGCTGCTCGCATATCTGCAAGCCAGCCATGGCACGGCCTCCGCCGATCGCAAAAAAATCACACTGGTGAAGAAGTCCACCAGCGAGATCAAGCAGGCCGACGCCACCGGCAAGGCCCGCACGATTCAGGTGGAAGTGCGCAAAAAGCGCACGTTCATCCAGCGCGATGAAGGGGGCGATGTGGCTGTGGATTCCGAAGCTTCGGTGATGGAGGAAGCGGCTGTTTCCAGCGAGGACCTCGAATTGTCCCGCCGTGAGGAAGAAGCCCGCCGCCAAGCCGAGTTGATTCGCCGCCAAGAGACCGAACTGGCCGAAAAGCGTGCGGAGCGCGAAGCCCGCGAAAAGCGCGAACGCGAAGCCGAAGAGCGCGCGGCTGCTTACGCTGCCCAGGAAGCCGAGAAAAAGGCCCAGGCCTCTGCGGTCAAGCAGGAGGCTACCCGCGAGCAGGCGGCTGAAGCCGCTGCTCGCAACGCTGCACAGAGCGAAGCCCGCGAGAAGGCTGCCGCCGAGTCCAAGGCCCGATCCGACGAAGAGTCGGCCCGTGCTGCCGATCTGGATGCCCGTCGCCGCAAGGCCGAGGCCGAAGCCGCTGCCATTCGTTCCATGATGGCCACGCCCAAGAAGGCGGTCATGGTGGCCAAGAAGCCCGAGGAACCCAAGCCTGTGGCCAAGCCCGCAGCCGTGGGTGATGCGAAGAAGGGCACGCTCCACAAGCCTGCCGTGGGTGCTGGCGCCGCTCGCGCCGGTGCGCCGGCTGCTGCTGGTGCTGCCGCGCCAGGGGCTGGCAAGGAAGTGAAGTCCGCCAAGCTGTCCTCCAGCTGGGCCGGTGACACTGCCAAGAAGAAAGAAATCAAGACCCGCGGCGACAGCAGCGGCGGTGTCGGTCGCAACAACTGGCGCGGAGGTCCTCGTGGCCGCCGTGGTGACAACCGCGATCACCGCGACGATCACCAGCAATCCGCACCGGTCGAAGCGCGCATCATTGAAGTGCATGTTCCCGAAACCATCACGGTGGCAGAGCTGGCACACAAGATGTCGATCAAGGCGTCTGAAGTGATCAAGGCGCTGATGAAGATGGGCCAGATGGTCACCATCAACCAGCCACTGGACCAGGACACCGCGATGATCATCGTGGAAGAACTGGGCCACAAGGCTGTCGTGGCAGCGCTGGACGATCCGGAAGCCTTCACGGATGACGACTCCAAGCAACAAGATGTCGAATTGCTGCCCCGCGCTCCTGTGGTGACGGTGATGGGCCACGTCGATCACGGCAAGACCTCGCTGCTGGATTACATCCGCCGTGCCAAGGTGGCGGCTGGTGAAGCCGGTGGTATTACGCAGCACATTGGCGCTTACCACGTGGAAACACCACGCGGCATGGTCTCGTTCCTCGACACCCCTGGTCACGAAGCCTTCACGGCCATGCGTGCCCGTGGTGCTCAGGCCACCGACATCGTGATTCTGGTAGTGGCTGCCGATGACGGTGTGATGCCCCAGACCAAGGAAGCCATCAAGCACGCCAAGGCGGCTGGTGTTCCTATCGTGGTCGCCATCACCAAGGCCGACAAGCCCGATGCCAACCCCGACCGCGTCAAGCAAGAGCTGGTGGTTGAAGAGGTGGTGCCGGAAGAATACGGTGGTGATTCGCCGTTTGTGCCGGTGTCCTCCAAGACCGGCATGGGCATCGATACGCTGCTGGAGCAAGTGCTGTTGCAGGCCGAAGTGCTGGAACTGAAGGCTCCGGTCGATTCGCTGGCCAAGGGCCTTGTGATCGAAGCCCAGCTCGACAAGGGCCGCGGCCCTGTGGCGACGGTGCTCGTGCAGTCCGGTACGCTCAAGGTGGGCGACATCGTGCTGGCCGGCCAGACCTATGGCCGCGTGCGTGCCATGCTGGACGAAAACGGCAAGGTGGCCAAGACGGCAGGTCCGTCGATCCCTGTGGAAATCCAGGGTCTGACGGAAGTGCCCCAGGCGGGTGACGAATTCATGGTGCTCACGGACGAGCGCCGTGCCCGCGAAATCTCGACCTACCGTGCTGGCAAGTTCCGCAACACCAAGCTGGCCAAGATGCAGGCGGCCAAGCTCGAAAACATGTTTGCCGACATGACTGCGGGTGAAGTCAAGATGCTCCCGATCATCGTCAAGGCCGACGTGCAGGGTTCGCAGGAAGCACTGGCCCAGTCGCTGCTCAAGCTGTCGACCGACGAAGTCAAGGTGCAGTTGGTGTACGCCGCAGTGGGTGCCATCAGCGAGTCGGACATCAATTTGGCGATCGCCTCCAAGGCCATCGTGATCGGCTTCAACGTACGGGCAGATGCCGGTGCACGCAAGCTGGCCGAGGGCAATGGCGTTGATCTGCACTACTACAGCATCATTTACGATGCTGTCGATGAGTTGCGTGTGGCGATGTCCGGCATGTTGGCTCCTGAGCAGCGCGAAGAAATCATTGGTACGGCCGAGATTCGGACGGTGTTTGTGGCAACCAAGATCGGTACGATTGCCGGTTCCTACATCACCTCTGGCATGGTCCATCGCAATGCACGCTTCCGCTTGCTGCGCGATAACGTGGTGGTTTACACCGGCGAAGTCGACTCGATCAAGCGCCTCAAGGACGATGTCAAGGATGTCAAGGAAGGTTTTGAGTGCGGTATCAAGCTCAAGAACTACAACGACATCAAGGAAGGCGATCACCTCGAATTCTTTGACATCAAGGAAATCGCTCGGACGCTGTAA
- the rbfA gene encoding 30S ribosome-binding factor RbfA — protein MAAKKSSTPNRAFKVADQIQRDLTELIARELKDPRVGMVTLQGVEVTPDYAHAKVFFSLLTGDPVETQAALNQAAGFLRNGLFKRLHIHTVPTLHFVFDRTSERAADMNALIAKAVSSRAKEE, from the coding sequence ATGGCTGCGAAGAAATCTTCCACCCCCAACCGCGCCTTCAAGGTGGCTGACCAGATCCAGCGCGATCTGACCGAGCTGATCGCGCGCGAGTTGAAAGACCCGCGCGTGGGCATGGTGACGCTGCAGGGCGTGGAGGTGACTCCCGACTACGCCCATGCCAAGGTGTTTTTCAGCCTCTTGACGGGCGACCCTGTGGAAACACAGGCAGCACTCAACCAGGCTGCGGGCTTCCTGCGCAATGGGCTGTTCAAGCGCCTGCACATCCACACCGTGCCCACGCTGCATTTTGTGTTTGACCGCACCTCCGAGCGTGCCGCCGATATGAACGCCTTGATTGCCAAGGCGGTTTCTTCCCGCGCTAAAGAGGAGTAG
- the truB gene encoding tRNA pseudouridine(55) synthase TruB, with protein MHAPRTRVQRRPVHGVLLLDKPLGLSSNDALQKAKWLLRAEKAGHTGTLDPLATGVLPLCFGAATKFSQLQLDAAKTYEAVALLGATTTTGDAEGDVVQRCDVNPEQLTPERLLAVQQQFTGPIQQVPPMHSALKKDGKALYEYARAGVTVEREARDVVIHALKLTLVQTDKAELAINMIVNCSKGTYIRTLGEDIGAALGCGAHLTFLRRIDTGGLGVERCVTLAQLEAMSEAERLASLEAPESLLAQHVRVTLDSDNAARFLSGVRRRGAWPDASAVAVFGENPPALLGVGHIVGGELVPGRLLSPLEIQQILESTSQLSPYPA; from the coding sequence ATGCATGCGCCTCGCACCAGGGTGCAGCGGCGCCCTGTGCATGGGGTGTTGCTGCTCGATAAACCGCTCGGCCTTTCGAGCAATGACGCCTTGCAAAAGGCGAAATGGCTCCTGCGCGCCGAAAAAGCGGGCCATACCGGCACGCTGGATCCTCTGGCCACTGGTGTATTGCCCTTGTGCTTTGGGGCTGCCACCAAATTCAGCCAGTTGCAGCTGGACGCTGCCAAGACTTACGAAGCTGTTGCACTTTTGGGTGCGACGACAACCACCGGCGATGCCGAGGGTGATGTGGTGCAACGTTGTGATGTGAACCCCGAGCAACTCACTCCTGAGCGTTTGCTGGCCGTTCAGCAGCAGTTCACCGGGCCCATCCAGCAGGTGCCGCCCATGCACAGCGCCCTCAAGAAAGATGGCAAGGCGCTGTACGAATACGCTCGCGCAGGCGTGACGGTTGAGCGCGAGGCGCGTGATGTGGTCATTCATGCCTTGAAACTCACGCTGGTGCAGACGGATAAAGCGGAACTTGCTATCAATATGATAGTGAATTGCAGCAAAGGCACCTACATCCGCACCTTGGGTGAAGACATTGGTGCGGCTTTGGGTTGTGGCGCGCACCTGACCTTCTTGCGCCGTATTGATACAGGGGGGCTGGGTGTGGAGCGTTGCGTCACGCTGGCCCAATTGGAGGCCATGTCCGAAGCAGAGCGCCTGGCCAGCCTGGAAGCGCCCGAGTCGCTGTTGGCACAACACGTGCGTGTCACGCTCGACAGTGACAATGCGGCTCGGTTCCTGTCGGGCGTGCGCCGCCGCGGAGCCTGGCCGGACGCCAGTGCCGTGGCGGTTTTTGGAGAAAATCCCCCGGCATTGCTGGGGGTAGGCCACATCGTTGGCGGGGAGCTGGTGCCGGGCAGGCTCCTGAGTCCGCTGGAAATTCAACAAATCTTGGAAAGCACGTCGCAGCTTTCGCCATATCCCGCATGA